The Bremerella cremea genomic sequence CGTGTACGATAACGGCCCCGATGGCTGGGGAACACAGCGGGTAAAAGATCGTTACCAGGAGTTCTCTCCTGCTCATAACATCAGTGCCGACGATCCTCCTCATCTCGTTTTTCTCGGTTCCCAAGACAAGCTCATCCCGGTTGCAACGGCGGAAAACTTCCAGCAGCAAATGCAAGACGCGGGTGTTCGTAGCGAACTACGCATCTACCAAGGGCAGGGGCACGGCTTCTTTAACCACGGGAAAGATAACAATCGCTGGTACAACGCCACCATTGAAGAGACCGATAAGTTCCTTCAATCACTTGGCTGGATAACCCCACCGCCAGCCTCATAGGAACTTTGGCAACGTCTGCCAATAACAACACCCCCGCCGAGTAGCTTGGCAGGGGTGTTTGTTTCGGGACCGATCCTCACTGGTAGCGAGTCGTATTTACAAGCCGGTTAACGGGCGACCCCATGAGAAGCTTCGGCGGTTACCGAGATGCCCGCTGGTGCTTCCTCAGCTGATTGGGGCGCTTTTAAAGATTGGAGAAACTGGATCAGCGCGTACTGTTTCTCTTCGCTCATCAGGGCAAATCTCCGGACCGACGTCTTGGCTTCCCCTCCGTGCCATTCAATGGCCCCGCGCAACGTTTGGGCCCGTCCATCGTGCATGTAAGGGGCAGAATCGGCCACGCCCCATAGGGGAGGCGTGCGATATTCCATGTGATGCTGCTGGTCGATAGCCAACAAGGGAGCCGGCTCACGCCGCACCATTCCGTGGTACCCGCTGATCACATCCATGTTCGCTCCTACGCTGATTTCTGGTAGCGGCTCGGCGGGAATTGGGTCTTCAAACAACGGCCCCATATCATGCAGCAAAAAGTCGGAGAAAACACCGCTCACTTGCCCGACATCAGCCACATGGCATTCCGCACATCCAATCGCATTGAACGATATCTGACCTTCCGCAATACGCTGCTTACCTTTCTCTTCTGCAGGCAAGACCTGTTCCGGACGGGGAAGCGAGCGAACGTACTGAATTAACGCGTTCACTTGCTCGCCACTTAAATCGCTTCCCTCGAGTTCGTAATCTGGCTGCAGGGGATCTTTCGTCTGATGAAATTCATGAACTTGCAGCCCAATTTCCGTAGCACAGGCCCCTTTGATGAATAAGTCGAGATCCTTCATTTGTCCGCGCCAACCAAACCGGCCAGACTTCCGCCCCGAGACCCCCGTCGTGCTTCCTTTCTGTATTTCGACTAGCGCGTCGATATCCGAATCGCTAATCTTTCGATCGATTTCATCTACCCCAAAAAGCTGTGGTGGATTGCGTTCGGCCAGGGCATATTGCACGCCTTCGTGAAAGATCACCAAGTTCAGTGGCAACGCGTTTATTTTGGGAAGATCGCGACGGCTAAGCATCTTGAGAATGCGAGCTTTCGACTGATTCGTTGAAGGCAATGTTGCCGTCACATCGGCACGTTTACTGACAAACTCGGGATTGGTACTTTCACGATGCAATAGCACGCCCAGCGAGAACCGTCCTTGCGTGTCGACAAAATCAGGGTGCATCCGATGCAGTGTTCCCAGGAACTTTTTCGCCGTACGCCGCGTGAATTCCCCGGTCTCTGGCAGGAAGGAGAGAAATTGAGCGTTATTGGCTAAGTTGCCACTTCCACCAACGCCACCTAACGAGTGGCAATTCACACACCCTTTTCCATTGAAGAGAGGCCCTAATCCATCGCCGTTGGGACTTAGCGGGTCGTTGGGTTCCCATTGGTGCAAGAACAACTCGCGACCTTCAGCGACGCGACCAGCACCGCTATCAAATTGCGCTTGAACGCTTGCCCATGTCGCCAGCGATAACACAAGGGAAATGCCGAAGAAACGAGTCCACTTAGCCATACCAATTCCCTGCCTTTTTATTCTGGGAATGTTCTTCCATCCATTTATATGTGTAGAGAAACTCTTCTTTCGATGCAACGAATTTGTCCGTGCCAGCCATAAAGAATCGCTTCCTGCCGATTCTCCGCGCATAACAATGCCGTAGAATGAAAGCTATCTCTGTGAAATAGCCTATAGGAGCCTGTCCTCGATGTCCTCTCAATTCAATCCCTTGAACGATGCGGAACAGCATGTCATTCTGCGAAAAGGAACCGAGCGTCCCTTCACCGGCGAGTACACCGACCTGAAAACAACCGGCACGTTCATCTGCCGCCAGTGTAACCTGCCGATCTATCGATCTGACGACAAGTTTGAAAGTCGCTGCGGCTGGCCAAGCTTTGATGAAAGCCTGGGGGATTCCGTCCGGCGTGTCCCCGATGCCGACGGACGACGGACAGAAATTGTCTGTGCGAATTGCGGCGGGCACTTGGGACACGTCTTCGAAGGCGAGGGCTTCACCCCCAAGAACACGCGTCATTGTGTGAATTCAATCTCCATGCGATTCATTCCCGCTGGCGAATCGCTGCCGGAAGTCATCACGGCAGAGTCTTAATGAGCGGGCTTTATCTTGGCCTGGAAAGGTTTAGCGATGTCGGGACATGTGGTTTTATTGGGCGATTCGATCTTCGATAACGCCTCGTATGTTTCCGGTGGGATGTCGGTGATCGACCATCTTCGCCGCCGCTTGCCCAGTGGAAGCAAAGCCAGTTTACGTGCGGTCGATGGGGCTTGTGTCACCAATGTGTACCGTCAACTCCAGCAATTGCCTGCCGATGCAACGCACTTTGTTTTGAGCATCGGCGGGAACGATGCCTTGTTTGCTGCTGGAGATCTGTTTACCGAAGATCCTCAACCGTTGGCCCAATCACTGGAACGCACGGCCCACGTGGTCGAGCAGTTCGCCCAGGAACATCGCGAACTGTTGATCCACCTGAAACAATGGGAAAAGCCGCTGGTTGTCTGCACGATATACGACCACATCCCTTCGCTGAGCCCAGGAGAACGCGCCGGACTGAGCATATTCAACGATGCGATCTCGCGTAATATTTTTCGTCTCGGGGCGACGCTAATCGATCTGCGGCTAGTTTGCGACGACACACGTGACTACGCGGAAATCTCGCCGATTGAACCTTCCGCCCAAGGCGGCGAGAAGATCGCGCGAGCTATCGCCGATGCTATTCTGCAAATTGGGAGCCCGCGTCGTGTGATTGTCTGATCGACTTTCGCACTAGCCAATCTTGCCATCGTGAGGGTTCCCACAACAATGCGAGTTATGCATACTAGAGACCTACGACAATGCAATTAACGCATTAGAATTTCGCAGGATCTTGGCGATGGACATCGAGCAGCTTCAACAATTCCTCAAAGTCGCCGAACTTGGCAACTTCACTCGTGCGGCCGAGGTCCTCAGCATTTCGCAGCCGGCGCTTAGTCGCTCGATTGCTCGCTTGGAGGAAGAACTAGGGCAACCGCTGTTCGAACGCCAATCGCGTAAAGTCGTTCTGACCGATGCGGGGAACTTGCTTCAATCGCGTGCCCACCGCATTGTTTCCTTGGTCGAAGACACGAAGGCCGAGATCTGCGACGACGGCGAGAGTGGCCGCGTTCGTCTGGGGGCGATTCCCACAATCGCCCCGTTCTTCCTCCCAGAAATGCTCAGCCCATTCGCCGAGGCTTTTCCGAAAGCGCATCTGACCGTCCAAGAAGACACCACCGACAACCTCTTGCGACGATGTCAGCAAGGAGAAATCGACGTGGCGATTCTCGCCTTGCCGATCACCGCCAAACACTTAGAGATTGAACCGCTTTTTGAAGAGGAACTGCTACTGGTCTTACCGACGGAGCATCCACTGTGCGAAAAGAAACAGATCAAGCTGGCCGATGTCGAACCGTATCCGTTTGTCTTGCTAGACGAAGCGCACTGCTTATCCGATAACATCGTCACCTTTTGCCGACACCGCTCGTTCAACCCTATTTCAGTGGAACGAACCAGCCAACTTGCAACCGTGCAAGAGTTGGTCTCGATGAATCATGGTGTCTCGATGATTCCGGCCATGGCCAAGAATCTCGATACCAGTCCGCGTCGTGTCTACCGCTCTCTTGCTGGTACCAAGCCCACACGTAAGATTGCGATGACCTGGAACCCGTACCGTTTTCAATGCAAGCTACTGGAACGTTTCAAAGAACACATCCGGGCATTCTCGCAGGCTTACGGCCTTTAGCAGGCTGCAAAACAGGTCTGCAGCGGTTCAGAAACCACCGATTTCATCAACGGTTATTAGTCCTCTTCGCCGAAGAAAACGCGTTCGATATATCCCATCGTCACCAGCGTTGCCCAGGCCAAAGCAACCGCCATGCAGGCAATGCGATAGTACCCCATACCACAAGCGGTTCCGGTGGCGGCAGCAACCCAAATTGTCGCTGCGGTCGTTAGACCGTGGACTCCGCCGTGAGCCCGAATGATCGATCCTGCCCCGAGAAAGCCGACGCCGCCAATAATTCCAGCGATCAATCGAAACATATCCAACCGCAACCAACCGGGGCCGCCATCTTCCAGCGTCACGGTGTAGTTCATGCCAATCACCATAATCAGGGCAGCCCCCAAAGCAACGAGCATATTGGTCCGCAAACCGGCAGGCTTATCATGCCGTTCGCGATTCCACCCTAATATCGATCCACACAATACGGCGAAAAACAAGCGTAGGAACGAATCGAAGTCGGACGAGATCGTCGCGAAAAGTAAGCTCTCAAACATGGTGTCGCTTTCAATGGTGCAAGTTTCTAGCCTGATTTTAGCATGCCCTTGGCCGCTTAAGAATGAGCATGGCGCAGCAAAAGAGGGCCCTTAGAAGCCCTCTTTCTATGTTCGAGTTCGTGACAAGAAGACGTTTACAAATCGGCGCCGCCTGACTTCAAGCTCTTCAACTCTTCACGCAACTGGCGTACTTCTTGCTCGAGTTCGCGCACTCGTCGGCTGAGCGATTCCACCTGCTCGGGTGTAACCATTTGATCAGCCGGGACAGCGTTGCCTTCCATCCCTTGTATAGCATTCTGCAACAAGCGTAGGGCAGGGCGGTCTTCCCCAATCGAAGGTCCACTGGGGCGGTTTTCAATCGGTTGCGGCGGCATCGTTCGAGGATCGCCATAAAACAAGTTGGTCGATTCCATCCGGTTGCCCACGTAGTAATTCACCGGAATCCAACGATCCTCCGGCGAGGTACGAACCATTTGAATCAGTTCATTCGCATCGTTCACTCGACGCCCATCGTAGGCCACAATCACAGCGCCGACCGGAATGCCTGCCTGATCGGCTACGCCACCTCGGCTGACACTTTCAACAAAGGCGCCTCGACGCACCGAAATACCGGTTTGGGCGCGAAGTTGATCGTCGACAGGCAATACACGTACGCCTAGTACGCGGCGGCCAGCCACTGGGGCGGCAGCCGGAAGTTGCTCGGGCTGGGGCATGTTCCCTTCCACCCCTAACGGATCGTAAGGCTGACCAGGCGGCGTGAGGGGCGGGGGAACGGGAGTCTCGTTGGATTGGCTCCCCAACACAACTTCCAGATCGCTGGGCTTTCCATCTTGCAACACGTTCAACGTAAGTTTATCGCCCGGCTTCTTGCCACTCATCCATTTACCAAGTTGGTCGAGGGTCTGAAACCTTTGACCATCGACCGTAACAATGAGGTCTCCTGGCTTGAGCCCCGCTTTATCCGCCGGCCCGCCTGGGTTGATCTCGGTGACGATGATGCCTTGTTGTTTCAAAATTGGATCAGAATCGGACTCGTACGTATCAAGCATCGCCCCCAGGAAAGGTCGTTCATTGGTTGCCGGTGTCGGCTGAGGGTTCGCAGGAGGCTGCTGCCGGTTGCCTTGAACCTGATCCAACAAGTTGTTCAGCTTGTCGAGTGCCCCCTGAGCCTGCGCTCCTTGCGGAGACATCAGCAAAGTTACCGTCAGCAGAACGGCCAACCTGAAATTCGTTAGCAACCTCATCACTACCTCCCTCTCGATCAAAATTTACGGTCGAACGGACCGTCACACGAAGTCTTGCCCGGTTTTTATCACTTGGTATTGTCCCGCATTGCTTGAAGCAAGGAAAGACAAACCGAGCGATTCCAGGTACGAATTTCCATGAAGACAGGATTTCCCCGCCTTGGTACGCTAGAGAACTATGGATAGGCAAGACTTTGAAATCGATCGCGCACAGCCGCAGCATCAAGGAGCCGCCCTCTGGCTGGCCACCGGCGGCCGCTCTCGTCATGTGAATCGAGGCCGGGTTACTGCGTTGCTAGCTGCGGAAAAAGAAGGCAAAGTTAGCTTCGATGGGTTGGTGGCCGCGACGAACCGAAGTCGCGTGATTGGTGCCATCTGGTGTTTGAATCAGCCCGGCAAGATCGCCACGATCTGGGGGCCAGGATTGATTTCCGGCGTATCGGACACCCTGGCAGACCAATTGATTAAACGAGTCCTAAAATTCGCCCAGCAAGCCGGCAATCACCTGATGCAAAGCTTGATTGGCCTAGAAAACCCCAACGCAGGCGAACACTTAGCGCGAATCGGTTTCCGGCACGTAACACGCCTCGACCAATTGCATGCGTTCCCAGCCGAAATTGCAACACCTCCACCAAGTAGTCTGCTAACCTTTTTGCCCTGCGATGATTTCCGCAAACCAGCTTTCGAGCAATTGGTTGCCAACACCTATGAGGGAAGCCTCGATTGCCCAGAGATTGATGGCCTACGTCAGATTGAAGACGTTTTGACCGGCTATCATGCTACCAGCGGCCACGATACGCGGCATTGGTATCTTGTACAGCTCGCTGGGCAAACCATCGGGGTGGTTATCTTGGCGCATCACACAGCAAACCACCAGTTGGAGCTAATCTACTTTGGACTGCTCCCCCCGTTTCGGCAGCGAGGACTAGGGAAAGAGGTAATCCGTTTCCTTTTGCACTTAGCTCGTCAAATCGGCTGCCAGTCGATCTTGACTGGTGTTGATGAAAGAAACACACCGGCGATGGCCCTCTACCACCAATTTGGGTTTATCCCGTCGGACAGCAAAGAGCTCTTTTTGCTACCGCTGCCGCCCCTGAACGTGGCGGTCGCTTAGGGGCACACTTACCCCTCCTTCTTTATTTCTTCACAATGCGTGACCAACCGTGTCAAACGGTAATATCCGGTTTTTGAAACGCGTAAAGTGTTGCTTTTCAACAAGATAGAAACATCAAAGGTCTCCTTCTTGAATGCGTTTCCCCATGATTCGACATATTTTCCACGCCTCTGTTCAGATCGTGTTAGAAAAAGGAAAGCCGCAATTGAGTGTGAATCTCCGAGAAATGAGGGGCTTTCCGCAGGCGCGTTTTTCCGCTGGTGCTTTTTTTCGTCCAGAGGTTCGTCGAGTGGTTTGACAGGGGTGCTAGCTTGCATACAATCGTCCTCCACGCGGCTGTTGATGCCGCTTGTTTTTGCCTCTCTCCCGTCTGGGGTTATGAAGCGATTTTCGGATTGAAAATCTGCTTACTAACTCGCTGAAAGAGTCAGCCTGTGGTCACGGAAGACATCGACATTCTGCCCGCGTTGCGTCTTGCAATGATCGAAAGGGTAGGACAAGATCGCTTCGAACTTTGGTTCGGTACCAACACTCAGCTTCGCATGAGCGAAGGCTGTCTGTTGATCGAATCGACGAGCCGACTTAACCTCGATTTCCTCCGTAAGAACTTCCACGAAGCTGTTTGCCAGGCCCTGTCCGACGTTCAACTAACCGGCCATCAAGTCGTCTACCGCGAAGGTCAGGTCCCTGCCAAGAAGACGCAAGGTCCAAGCCAACACCGCGCTGAGAAAAAGTTGCCTGCCGCCGCTCCTCCGGTTCGCGCATCTCAAACCACGACTTCTCGTCCTGCCAGCAGCCCTAGCGGCTTGCCTCGCCGCAAGTTTGCCTCGCTCAAAGAGTTCGTCGTCAGCGATTGTAACTCGATGGCTAAGACAGCTGCGACGATGGTCTTACAGCAACCAGGACAGATCTCGCCACTTTATATTCACGGTCCTTCTGGCAGTGGCAAAACCCATTTGCTAGAAGGAATTTATGGACTTGCCCAGCAGCGTAAAGAACTTGGACGTGTTGTCTACCTTTCGGCAGAGCAGTTCACGACGTTCTTTCTAGAGGCCCTGCAATCGTCCGGCGTAGCCAGTTTCCGCCGCAAGTATCGAGATGTGGGCGTCCTTATTATCGACGACGTGCAGTTCTTCGCCGGCAAACGAGCGACGAAAACGGAACTGCTTCACACGCTCGATGCCATCAACCGACGTGGCGGCCAGGTTATTTTGGCCGGCAACCAGCGTCCGACCGAGCTTTCCGCGCTCGGCACTGAGTTGGTCGCTCGTTTCTCAAGTGGTTTGATCTGCAAAGTCGATCCTTTGGACGATATCTGTAAACAAACCCTTGTGCAGCGACTTGCTGAAAAGCGGGGCGTAACTCTCAACGAACCAATCACCCATTGGCTTACCCGCCAGTTACCAGGCGAAGGACGTCTCATTTCTGGGGCGATCAATCGGTTGTGGGCTTTCAACGCCGTGGAAGGGAACACGCTTTCGATTCCCATTCTCGAAAACTTGTTAGCCGATTTGATTCCGCAGCGCAGCAGCATGATGCGGCTAGACGATATCGAGCAAGCTGTTTGTCGCGTTTTCGGTGTCGACACAAAGCTCCTCCGTTCGCAATCGAAGTCTCGCCGGGCCAGCAACCCACGTATGCTGGCCATGTGGCTGGCCCGTAAACATACCGGCGCGGCTTTGTCGGATATTTGCCAACACTTCAATCGCCGTAGCCATAGCACGGTGATCTCGGCCGAGAAGAAGGTCAATAAATGGCTTTCGGAAGAATCGATCGTGCAAATCGCCGATCGTTCACTGAAAGCCAAAGAGGCGATTGAGTTAGCGGAAGCCGAACTTCGCACGAGCCGCTAGTTTTATTCTCGGGGCGAATTTAAATCTGGCCCTATTCTGCAGCGGTAGAAATTAAGAAGCGTCCGCTGTGCCACGGTCTTCTCGGATGCGCACGGAAATGAGGCGTGGTCTTGTGCGACGGCCCTTGAATACGGTTCCGTGCCCATCCGAGAAACCCGTGGCGGGCGTTGCTGATTTACTGAAAACCCCAACGACCGGCATGCTTGTCGCGATCGACCAGCTTGGCCATTTCTGGGCTTAGTGAGTAGTAGCGAGAGGGGCGGTTGATCTCGAGATCGATCTTCAGCCGTGTGTGAGGCAAGCTTTGATTAACAACCGGCGCCGGTTCGACCCTTAGCACGCTGACCGGATCCCCGTTCCATTTCACCATGTACATCGTGCCAGCCACCGTCGGTTCTGCCTCGAATTGGTAGTCTTTCGTCAGCATGGTCACTAAGCGCCGGTCGTCGCCGGTCGTGCCATGAAAGGTGATTCGCTGCAGTTGCTTCTCTTTGTCGAAGTAGTAGGTCAACGAGCCTGCAATGTCATCGACACGAGATCCACTAACCAGAGGGACTCGCATGCCTTCCATATTAAGATCGGAAAGCGTGGTGCTGACGTGAGGCCAGGTTTCCATGATCCAACGCGGGGTCGCATTGAAATTAATGAAATGGCTGAACTCTTGAAAGATTGGCGCCGCCCCTGGTTGGCCTGGTGAACCACCTGGCAGATTGCCGGTCATTTGCTGCGAAAGGGCAGAAACCTGGCTGCCGATTTGCCCCGGGTCGAACTTGATCGAGGCATCCGGCGCGTCGGCTTGGCTTGTTGCCCCCGATGGCACATAAGCCTTGGCCTTGTTCCAATAGGTAGCAGCCGTTTCCCGCACGTCCGGATGAAAATAGCCGTAGGGCACGCCAATACTGGCGGCTGCGGCAACCCAAAACATAACGGTTCGACGAAACACCTCGGTTCTCCTTTCCCAGATTGCGTGCGTCTTGGTTATTCATCGAACAAGCGGAAACCGCCTCATGAATGCGATGCCAGCACACGCTAGAACCCGAGCCGCCGCCACGTCTTTCCCAGTACGACAAGATGGAATCTTCCGAGCAATCCGCCCCCCTCAATCTTGCCCATTGGCTCACCTCGCGGGAAGCAGCTGAATGGTTCGCCTGGCTCAGCAAGGTTGATCCCCAGGCGATTGCGACCCTGTCGAAGCTTCGCCAGGAATTGACCGCCGAGCAGTCACAAGCGATCCTCAACCAGGCTCAGCTTCGCCAGCGGGGCGTGAAGAAATTTACGAGGGCCGGGCAGATGTTCTTCACTCGGGTTGGGCAAGAGCAAGCCACCGACGAAGAGATTGCTGCCTACAAGGCATGCCGCTTTTCCCCTGGCCAGCCGCTGGCGGACCTTTGCTGCGGAATCGGGGGCGACTTGATCGCCTTGGCCCAGCGCGGGCCTACCATGGCGGTCGATGCCTCTCCGGAACATTTGTGTTATGCGGAAGCGAACGTTGCTGCCTATGACGCGAACCTTGCCGGCACGCAGTGCGGCTTGGCCGAAGAGACGCCTCTGCAAGAATTTGCGGCCTGGCATATCGACCCCGACCGACGTAGTGACAATCGCCGTACGATCAAGCTCGATCACTTCAGCCCGGCGTTGCCGCAACTAGAAATGATGCTGCGGGCGAACCGCAACGCGGCTTTGAAACTCGCCCCCGCCAGCCGTTTGCCGCCTGAATGGGAAGAGCAGGGGGAGTGCGAGTGGATCACGCACCATCGAGAATGCAAACAACTTGTCGTCTGGCTAGGAAACCTCGCCCCGCAGCCAGGTCTTCGTCGGGCAACACGAATTGGGAATGCCGGTCAG encodes the following:
- a CDS encoding di-heme oxidoredictase family protein, producing the protein MAKWTRFFGISLVLSLATWASVQAQFDSGAGRVAEGRELFLHQWEPNDPLSPNGDGLGPLFNGKGCVNCHSLGGVGGSGNLANNAQFLSFLPETGEFTRRTAKKFLGTLHRMHPDFVDTQGRFSLGVLLHRESTNPEFVSKRADVTATLPSTNQSKARILKMLSRRDLPKINALPLNLVIFHEGVQYALAERNPPQLFGVDEIDRKISDSDIDALVEIQKGSTTGVSGRKSGRFGWRGQMKDLDLFIKGACATEIGLQVHEFHQTKDPLQPDYELEGSDLSGEQVNALIQYVRSLPRPEQVLPAEEKGKQRIAEGQISFNAIGCAECHVADVGQVSGVFSDFLLHDMGPLFEDPIPAEPLPEISVGANMDVISGYHGMVRREPAPLLAIDQQHHMEYRTPPLWGVADSAPYMHDGRAQTLRGAIEWHGGEAKTSVRRFALMSEEKQYALIQFLQSLKAPQSAEEAPAGISVTAEASHGVAR
- a CDS encoding methionine-R-sulfoxide reductase; this translates as MSSQFNPLNDAEQHVILRKGTERPFTGEYTDLKTTGTFICRQCNLPIYRSDDKFESRCGWPSFDESLGDSVRRVPDADGRRTEIVCANCGGHLGHVFEGEGFTPKNTRHCVNSISMRFIPAGESLPEVITAES
- a CDS encoding SGNH/GDSL hydrolase family protein — encoded protein: MSGHVVLLGDSIFDNASYVSGGMSVIDHLRRRLPSGSKASLRAVDGACVTNVYRQLQQLPADATHFVLSIGGNDALFAAGDLFTEDPQPLAQSLERTAHVVEQFAQEHRELLIHLKQWEKPLVVCTIYDHIPSLSPGERAGLSIFNDAISRNIFRLGATLIDLRLVCDDTRDYAEISPIEPSAQGGEKIARAIADAILQIGSPRRVIV
- a CDS encoding LysR family transcriptional regulator translates to MDIEQLQQFLKVAELGNFTRAAEVLSISQPALSRSIARLEEELGQPLFERQSRKVVLTDAGNLLQSRAHRIVSLVEDTKAEICDDGESGRVRLGAIPTIAPFFLPEMLSPFAEAFPKAHLTVQEDTTDNLLRRCQQGEIDVAILALPITAKHLEIEPLFEEELLLVLPTEHPLCEKKQIKLADVEPYPFVLLDEAHCLSDNIVTFCRHRSFNPISVERTSQLATVQELVSMNHGVSMIPAMAKNLDTSPRRVYRSLAGTKPTRKIAMTWNPYRFQCKLLERFKEHIRAFSQAYGL
- a CDS encoding MgtC/SapB family protein, with the protein product MFESLLFATISSDFDSFLRLFFAVLCGSILGWNRERHDKPAGLRTNMLVALGAALIMVIGMNYTVTLEDGGPGWLRLDMFRLIAGIIGGVGFLGAGSIIRAHGGVHGLTTAATIWVAAATGTACGMGYYRIACMAVALAWATLVTMGYIERVFFGEED
- a CDS encoding PDZ domain-containing protein encodes the protein MAVLLTVTLLMSPQGAQAQGALDKLNNLLDQVQGNRQQPPANPQPTPATNERPFLGAMLDTYESDSDPILKQQGIIVTEINPGGPADKAGLKPGDLIVTVDGQRFQTLDQLGKWMSGKKPGDKLTLNVLQDGKPSDLEVVLGSQSNETPVPPPLTPPGQPYDPLGVEGNMPQPEQLPAAAPVAGRRVLGVRVLPVDDQLRAQTGISVRRGAFVESVSRGGVADQAGIPVGAVIVAYDGRRVNDANELIQMVRTSPEDRWIPVNYYVGNRMESTNLFYGDPRTMPPQPIENRPSGPSIGEDRPALRLLQNAIQGMEGNAVPADQMVTPEQVESLSRRVRELEQEVRQLREELKSLKSGGADL
- a CDS encoding GNAT family N-acetyltransferase is translated as MDRQDFEIDRAQPQHQGAALWLATGGRSRHVNRGRVTALLAAEKEGKVSFDGLVAATNRSRVIGAIWCLNQPGKIATIWGPGLISGVSDTLADQLIKRVLKFAQQAGNHLMQSLIGLENPNAGEHLARIGFRHVTRLDQLHAFPAEIATPPPSSLLTFLPCDDFRKPAFEQLVANTYEGSLDCPEIDGLRQIEDVLTGYHATSGHDTRHWYLVQLAGQTIGVVILAHHTANHQLELIYFGLLPPFRQRGLGKEVIRFLLHLARQIGCQSILTGVDERNTPAMALYHQFGFIPSDSKELFLLPLPPLNVAVA
- a CDS encoding DnaA ATPase domain-containing protein produces the protein MVTEDIDILPALRLAMIERVGQDRFELWFGTNTQLRMSEGCLLIESTSRLNLDFLRKNFHEAVCQALSDVQLTGHQVVYREGQVPAKKTQGPSQHRAEKKLPAAAPPVRASQTTTSRPASSPSGLPRRKFASLKEFVVSDCNSMAKTAATMVLQQPGQISPLYIHGPSGSGKTHLLEGIYGLAQQRKELGRVVYLSAEQFTTFFLEALQSSGVASFRRKYRDVGVLIIDDVQFFAGKRATKTELLHTLDAINRRGGQVILAGNQRPTELSALGTELVARFSSGLICKVDPLDDICKQTLVQRLAEKRGVTLNEPITHWLTRQLPGEGRLISGAINRLWAFNAVEGNTLSIPILENLLADLIPQRSSMMRLDDIEQAVCRVFGVDTKLLRSQSKSRRASNPRMLAMWLARKHTGAALSDICQHFNRRSHSTVISAEKKVNKWLSEESIVQIADRSLKAKEAIELAEAELRTSR
- a CDS encoding DUF6690 family protein → MFRRTVMFWVAAAASIGVPYGYFHPDVRETAATYWNKAKAYVPSGATSQADAPDASIKFDPGQIGSQVSALSQQMTGNLPGGSPGQPGAAPIFQEFSHFINFNATPRWIMETWPHVSTTLSDLNMEGMRVPLVSGSRVDDIAGSLTYYFDKEKQLQRITFHGTTGDDRRLVTMLTKDYQFEAEPTVAGTMYMVKWNGDPVSVLRVEPAPVVNQSLPHTRLKIDLEINRPSRYYSLSPEMAKLVDRDKHAGRWGFQ
- a CDS encoding class I SAM-dependent methyltransferase, which codes for MRCQHTLEPEPPPRLSQYDKMESSEQSAPLNLAHWLTSREAAEWFAWLSKVDPQAIATLSKLRQELTAEQSQAILNQAQLRQRGVKKFTRAGQMFFTRVGQEQATDEEIAAYKACRFSPGQPLADLCCGIGGDLIALAQRGPTMAVDASPEHLCYAEANVAAYDANLAGTQCGLAEETPLQEFAAWHIDPDRRSDNRRTIKLDHFSPALPQLEMMLRANRNAALKLAPASRLPPEWEEQGECEWITHHRECKQLVVWLGNLAPQPGLRRATRIGNAGQIDSFLGSPNHSYASTEIAACLFDPDPALVASGLVDTLAAELNLARVSPQSHYLTGPLSIEHPLLSRFEVQGVEKIDTKRLKKAITAANWGTLELKQRGLELKLEALRKQLKPRGDGPGTIIFTPTTVGNRAILCQRFE